One genomic window of Geodermatophilus sp. DSM 44513 includes the following:
- a CDS encoding dihydrofolate reductase family protein produces MTATYTFDVFSSLDGYGSYGGEGDWGGYWGKQGPELLDHRLASFDGEQRMVFGATTFRQFVQMLASSTEVSEVRDPWVTRMRSMPATVVSSTLEGPLDWPDATVVRGDAIGIVARLKEESGVPLRSHGSLSLNWALMAAGLVDRIQVTIFPVITGRTGTDPVLGGAGDFDLELLENRTLDGDIQELVYRPTLHVSRR; encoded by the coding sequence ATGACCGCTACCTATACCTTCGACGTCTTCTCCAGCCTCGACGGCTACGGCTCCTATGGGGGCGAGGGCGACTGGGGCGGTTACTGGGGCAAGCAGGGCCCCGAGCTGCTCGACCACCGCCTCGCCTCGTTCGACGGGGAGCAGCGGATGGTCTTCGGGGCCACCACGTTTCGACAGTTCGTGCAGATGCTGGCCTCGAGCACCGAGGTGTCGGAGGTGCGTGACCCGTGGGTCACCCGGATGCGGAGCATGCCGGCCACGGTGGTGTCCTCCACGCTGGAAGGACCCCTCGACTGGCCGGATGCAACTGTCGTGCGCGGCGACGCCATCGGCATCGTCGCCCGGCTCAAGGAGGAGTCCGGGGTGCCGTTGCGCTCGCACGGCAGCCTGTCGCTGAACTGGGCCCTGATGGCCGCCGGCCTGGTCGACCGCATCCAGGTGACGATCTTCCCCGTGATCACTGGCAGGACCGGAACGGACCCCGTCCTCGGCGGTGCCGGCGACTTCGATCTCGAGCTGCTCGAGAACCGGACGCTCGACGGCGACATCCAGGAGCTCGTCTACCGGCCCACCCTGCACGTCAGCCGTCGCTGA
- a CDS encoding alpha/beta hydrolase, whose product MTRRAAAGRLTARPVAAPAAAPYAPGLHTVAPGPRARTRLLVPGGPPRPRPLLVFFHGAGGSPEQSLAAVGEPAGVRDVLVLAPASATATWDLLAGGLGPDVAALDAALESVLARQAVTSVAFGGFSDGASYALSLGLAHGELVDAVLALSPGFAAPPRLAGRPRVWISHGTDDRVLPVDRCGRRLARDLHASGHPVTYLEFDGGHVVRPEDVTAALTTWLGAPA is encoded by the coding sequence GTGACCAGGCGCGCGGCCGCCGGCCGGCTCACCGCCCGGCCGGTGGCCGCACCCGCTGCCGCCCCCTACGCACCGGGGCTGCACACCGTGGCGCCCGGGCCGCGTGCCCGGACCCGGCTGCTCGTGCCCGGTGGTCCGCCCCGGCCCCGGCCGCTGCTGGTCTTCTTCCACGGCGCCGGCGGCAGCCCGGAGCAGTCCCTGGCCGCGGTCGGCGAGCCGGCCGGCGTCCGCGACGTGCTGGTGCTGGCGCCGGCCTCGGCCACCGCCACCTGGGACCTGCTCGCCGGCGGCCTCGGCCCCGACGTGGCTGCCCTGGACGCCGCACTGGAGTCCGTCCTCGCCCGCCAGGCGGTGACCTCGGTGGCGTTCGGCGGCTTCTCCGACGGCGCGTCCTACGCGCTGAGCCTCGGGCTGGCCCACGGCGAGCTGGTCGACGCCGTCCTGGCCCTCTCACCGGGCTTCGCCGCCCCACCGCGGCTGGCCGGCCGTCCTCGGGTGTGGATCTCGCACGGCACCGACGACCGGGTGCTGCCGGTCGACCGGTGCGGACGGCGACTGGCCCGCGACCTGCACGCGAGCGGTCACCCGGTGACCTACCTGGAGTTCGACGGCGGCCACGTCGTCCGCCCCGAGGACGTCACCGCAGCCCTCACCACCTGGCTGGGCGCACCGGCCTGA
- a CDS encoding SDR family oxidoreductase, producing MTEPRPLALVTGASSGIGFELARQFAEHGFDVLVNAEDTGIDTAAAKLRSSGTQVSAFRADLRTAEGVEALHDAVRATGRPLAAAALNAGVGQGGAFLDNPVEKEVEIIDLNVTSTVRLAKLVLRDMAARGEGRVLFTSSIAATMPGSFQAVYNASKSFVQSFAEALAEELEGSGVTITSLMPGPTETEFFERGELMDTKVGTSPKDDPAQVAAQGYEALMDGERKVVAGSLSTKAQGLANKVLPDALKGKAHRQMAEPGSGE from the coding sequence ATGACCGAACCCCGTCCCCTCGCCCTCGTCACCGGAGCGTCCAGCGGCATCGGCTTCGAACTCGCCCGCCAGTTCGCCGAGCACGGCTTCGACGTGCTGGTCAACGCCGAGGACACCGGCATCGACACCGCCGCAGCCAAGCTCCGCAGCTCCGGCACGCAGGTGTCGGCCTTCCGCGCCGACCTGCGCACGGCCGAGGGCGTCGAGGCCCTCCACGACGCCGTCCGGGCCACCGGGCGCCCCCTGGCCGCCGCCGCGCTGAACGCCGGCGTCGGCCAGGGCGGGGCGTTCCTCGACAACCCGGTCGAGAAGGAGGTCGAGATCATCGACCTCAACGTGACCTCGACGGTGCGGCTGGCCAAGCTCGTGCTGCGCGACATGGCGGCCCGCGGGGAGGGCCGGGTGCTGTTCACCTCCTCGATCGCCGCGACGATGCCCGGATCGTTCCAGGCCGTCTACAACGCGTCGAAGTCCTTCGTGCAGTCCTTCGCCGAGGCGCTGGCCGAGGAACTCGAGGGCAGCGGCGTCACGATCACCTCGCTGATGCCCGGGCCGACCGAGACGGAGTTCTTCGAGCGCGGCGAGCTCATGGACACCAAGGTCGGCACCAGCCCCAAGGACGACCCCGCCCAGGTCGCCGCCCAGGGCTACGAGGCCCTGATGGACGGCGAGCGGAAGGTGGTCGCCGGTTCGCTGTCGACCAAGGCGCAGGGCCTGGCCAACAAGGTGCTGCCCGACGCGCTCAAGGGCAAGGCGCACCGGCAGATGGCGGAGCCGGGCTCCGGGGAGTGA
- a CDS encoding MBL fold metallo-hydrolase: MDLHEVLPGLHLLPLGISNAYLWRAAERATLIDTGPPGSGPAIRAALQHLGVPPEELRHIVLTHFHDDHAGSAADVAGWSGARVIVGAGDAAFVRGEQPGPPPAFTPAEQQLHAVVAGDLRPAPVCRVDREVADQDVLDLGEEAVVLSVPGHTPGSIALHLPASGLLITGDTIAEHQGQVVLGPFNIDRDGAWRSLQHLAALDVEVACFGHGQPVIGSASLALRRATDPFG, encoded by the coding sequence GTGGACCTTCACGAAGTGCTTCCCGGCCTGCACCTGCTGCCGCTGGGCATCAGCAACGCCTACCTTTGGCGCGCCGCCGAAAGAGCCACGCTGATTGACACCGGCCCGCCGGGGAGCGGCCCGGCGATCCGCGCCGCGCTGCAGCACCTCGGCGTACCGCCAGAGGAGCTGCGCCACATCGTCCTGACTCACTTCCACGACGACCATGCAGGCTCGGCGGCCGACGTGGCCGGCTGGTCCGGAGCCCGCGTCATCGTCGGGGCCGGTGACGCTGCCTTCGTCCGCGGCGAGCAGCCCGGTCCACCGCCGGCCTTCACGCCAGCCGAGCAACAGCTGCACGCGGTCGTGGCGGGCGATCTGCGACCTGCCCCGGTCTGTCGAGTCGATCGAGAAGTCGCCGACCAGGACGTACTCGACCTCGGCGAGGAAGCCGTGGTGCTGTCGGTGCCGGGGCACACGCCCGGCAGCATCGCCCTGCACCTACCAGCGTCGGGCCTGCTGATTACTGGTGACACCATCGCCGAGCACCAGGGCCAGGTTGTCCTCGGGCCGTTCAACATCGACCGCGACGGCGCATGGCGTTCCCTGCAGCACCTGGCTGCCCTCGACGTCGAGGTCGCCTGCTTCGGCCATGGCCAGCCAGTGATCGGATCAGCTTCCTTGGCGCTGCGCCGCGCCACCGACCCATTCGGCTAA
- a CDS encoding helix-turn-helix domain-containing protein — translation MEVTELTKLARAAGDDDPRSALRAVAELRRVTERTEAQLVRRARNLGMSWAEVAAQLGVSKQTVHRKYGGRGLLGLRTED, via the coding sequence ATGGAGGTGACCGAGTTGACCAAACTCGCCCGGGCGGCCGGTGACGACGACCCCCGTAGCGCTCTGCGGGCTGTCGCGGAACTCCGCCGAGTGACCGAGCGCACGGAGGCTCAACTGGTCCGGCGCGCCCGCAACCTGGGCATGTCCTGGGCGGAGGTGGCAGCCCAGCTCGGAGTGTCCAAGCAGACGGTGCACCGCAAGTACGGCGGTCGCGGGCTGCTCGGACTGAGGACTGAGGACTGA
- a CDS encoding PLP-dependent aminotransferase family protein, translating into MDDGSSTARVARAMRGRAAAAQPGTRLPSTRALMAELDVGPGTVARAVARLVAEGVLVAEAGRGTFVAHRHGQGARQGRPDTGWQTVALGEARVDGRDVAALLAPAAPGVLVLSTGYPSPDLQPLAALSAAAVRAARRPGGWALAPAAGLPELRSLLAAVAGADPGDVLVVPGGQAGLSAALRALAPPGAPVLVEVPTYLGALAAARAAGLRPVPVPTDVGGLRADLLPAAFATTGARLLYTQPTYANPTGTVLEPGRRPQVLAAARDAGAFVLEDDWARHLALDAPAPPPLLHDDVDGHVVHLSSLSKAVTPSLRVGALVARGPAAARLAAVRLVEDFGVPRPLQETALELLGAPAWPRHLHRLATALRRRRDHLAAELRRHLPHVAPAAIPRGGLHLWLCLPPDVDDVDLAARARAQDLLVGAGRPYFVTEPPAPHLRLSYAGATEEQLTAGVRRLADLIP; encoded by the coding sequence ATGGATGACGGTAGCAGCACGGCCCGTGTAGCCCGAGCCATGCGCGGCCGTGCCGCGGCGGCGCAGCCGGGCACCCGGCTGCCATCGACCCGTGCGCTCATGGCCGAACTCGACGTGGGCCCCGGCACCGTCGCACGGGCTGTCGCCCGTCTGGTGGCCGAGGGCGTCCTGGTCGCCGAGGCCGGCCGGGGCACCTTCGTCGCGCACCGGCACGGCCAGGGCGCGCGGCAGGGCCGGCCGGACACCGGCTGGCAGACCGTGGCCCTCGGTGAGGCGCGGGTCGACGGCCGGGACGTCGCCGCCCTGCTCGCACCCGCTGCTCCCGGCGTCCTGGTGCTGTCCACCGGTTACCCGTCGCCGGACCTGCAGCCGCTGGCCGCGCTCTCCGCTGCTGCGGTGCGGGCGGCCCGCCGGCCCGGTGGATGGGCGCTGGCTCCTGCCGCGGGCCTGCCCGAGCTGCGCTCCCTGCTCGCCGCCGTGGCGGGCGCCGACCCCGGTGACGTGCTGGTGGTCCCCGGCGGGCAGGCGGGGCTGTCCGCGGCGCTGCGCGCCCTTGCCCCACCCGGAGCGCCGGTACTGGTCGAGGTGCCCACCTACCTGGGTGCGCTGGCCGCTGCGCGTGCCGCTGGGCTGCGACCGGTGCCGGTGCCCACCGACGTCGGTGGGCTGCGCGCGGACCTGTTGCCCGCGGCGTTCGCCACGACCGGCGCACGGTTGCTGTACACCCAGCCCACCTACGCCAACCCCACCGGCACGGTGCTCGAGCCCGGGCGGCGCCCGCAGGTCCTGGCCGCCGCCCGCGACGCCGGCGCGTTCGTCCTCGAGGACGACTGGGCCCGTCACCTTGCCCTCGACGCGCCCGCCCCGCCGCCGCTGCTGCACGACGACGTCGACGGGCACGTGGTGCACCTGTCCTCGCTGTCCAAGGCCGTCACGCCCAGCCTGCGCGTCGGCGCGCTGGTCGCCCGCGGTCCGGCCGCAGCCCGGTTGGCCGCCGTGCGCCTCGTCGAGGACTTCGGCGTTCCCCGCCCCCTGCAGGAGACCGCGCTCGAGCTCCTCGGCGCTCCGGCCTGGCCACGGCACCTGCACCGGCTGGCCACTGCGCTGCGTCGGCGCCGTGACCACCTGGCCGCCGAATTGCGGCGACACCTGCCGCACGTCGCCCCGGCTGCGATTCCACGCGGCGGCCTGCACCTGTGGCTGTGCCTGCCGCCCGACGTCGACGACGTCGACCTCGCCGCCCGCGCCCGTGCGCAGGACCTGCTCGTCGGAGCCGGGCGGCCCTACTTCGTCACCGAGCCGCCCGCACCCCATCTTCGCCTGAGTTACGCCGGCGCCACCGAGGAGCAGCTCACCGCAGGGGTGCGACGCCTCGCCGACCTCATCCCGTAG
- a CDS encoding DUF2306 domain-containing protein — MTGWTVLLVGHATSALVCLGLGGQVLLRRRKGDAAHRAAGWCWVAGMAFVATSSFAIRDLRDGRLSFLHVLSVVTLAGVLLGLRAARRHDVRAHRVHMRGSYFGLVAAFVGAVAVPDRLIPTFVVTQPLRALGAAAAIALTTAVLVALAHAAGRRRPDVVSGAPRRVKPGARPPQGVRSGTG; from the coding sequence ATGACTGGCTGGACCGTCCTGCTCGTGGGGCACGCGACCAGCGCTCTGGTGTGCCTGGGGCTCGGTGGCCAGGTGCTCCTGCGGCGCAGGAAGGGCGACGCCGCCCATCGCGCCGCGGGGTGGTGCTGGGTGGCAGGAATGGCCTTCGTAGCCACCAGTTCCTTCGCCATCCGCGACTTGCGCGACGGGCGCCTCAGCTTCCTCCACGTCCTGTCCGTCGTGACCCTGGCCGGTGTCCTCCTAGGCCTCCGCGCGGCCCGCCGTCACGACGTCCGCGCCCACCGGGTGCACATGCGCGGCAGCTACTTCGGGCTCGTCGCAGCTTTCGTCGGCGCTGTCGCCGTGCCCGACCGGCTCATACCCACCTTCGTCGTCACCCAGCCGCTCCGCGCCCTCGGCGCGGCCGCCGCCATCGCTCTCACCACCGCCGTGCTCGTCGCACTCGCCCATGCCGCGGGCCGTCGGAGGCCCGACGTCGTCAGCGGTGCACCGCGACGCGTCAAGCCGGGCGCTCGTCCACCCCAGGGAGTGCGCAGTGGCACCGGCTGA
- a CDS encoding helix-turn-helix domain-containing protein, protein MPWVEYHWTLRWDLPPGTTFPSAVVPHPSCNVTVERGTARRPEAAGEQVLVTGVTTRRFDVDVHGRGWVHGVKLRPGALTALTGHDAKALVDRTVTARDVLPVIVHDKLDDLTAGMPPAEATAAACAALGAFLPAATDSSYDLLLRVVADMLADRSLLRVDQVVERHGVGRRALERLFASYVGVGPKWVLARYRTHDAVTALDEGYAGSLADLAATYGWFDQAHFGRDFAALVGCAPSAYRRRPRQPVDSGSR, encoded by the coding sequence GTGCCGTGGGTCGAGTACCACTGGACGCTGCGGTGGGACCTGCCACCCGGCACCACGTTCCCGAGCGCGGTCGTGCCGCACCCGTCGTGCAACGTGACCGTCGAACGCGGCACCGCGCGCCGACCCGAGGCCGCCGGCGAGCAGGTGCTCGTGACCGGCGTGACCACCCGCCGCTTCGATGTCGACGTGCACGGTCGCGGGTGGGTGCACGGCGTGAAGCTGCGGCCAGGAGCCCTGACCGCGCTGACCGGCCACGACGCCAAGGCGCTGGTCGACCGCACCGTCACGGCCAGGGACGTGCTACCCGTCATCGTCCACGACAAGCTCGACGACCTCACCGCCGGAATGCCGCCCGCCGAGGCGACCGCTGCTGCCTGCGCCGCGCTCGGGGCGTTCCTGCCCGCCGCGACCGACTCGTCGTATGACCTGCTGCTGCGCGTCGTCGCCGACATGCTGGCCGATCGGTCGCTGCTGCGGGTCGACCAGGTCGTCGAGCGACACGGAGTCGGCCGCCGCGCACTCGAGCGGCTCTTCGCGAGCTACGTCGGCGTCGGGCCCAAGTGGGTGCTGGCGCGCTACCGCACGCACGACGCCGTCACCGCCCTGGACGAGGGGTACGCCGGGTCGCTGGCCGACCTCGCGGCGACGTACGGTTGGTTCGACCAGGCCCACTTCGGCCGCGACTTCGCCGCGCTAGTCGGCTGCGCGCCCAGCGCCTACCGGCGTCGCCCGCGACAGCCCGTCGACTCAGGTAGCAGGTGA
- a CDS encoding ChbG/HpnK family deacetylase — MDAPPGAAAPSEPLSSELLGFPTDTRALIVNCDDLGMHESVNAAVFEAVQEGIASSASLMVPCPAAEQAMHVLGRTPSMPFGIHLTLTRDGLGHRWAPVVPAATVPSLVDGNGLLFTSAAAPQLLAQARLEDVERELRAQIDTVARRGLTPTHLDWHVLADGGRPDFLDLTMDLAREHGLAARVWLEPGRRTARGRGLPVVDHDFPTASHCPWQARRSATSRRSVPYRRG, encoded by the coding sequence GTGGATGCGCCGCCCGGGGCAGCAGCGCCATCGGAGCCCCTGTCCAGCGAGCTGCTGGGCTTCCCCACCGACACCCGCGCTCTGATCGTCAACTGCGATGACCTCGGCATGCACGAGTCGGTGAACGCGGCCGTGTTCGAGGCGGTGCAGGAGGGGATCGCCAGCTCGGCCAGCCTGATGGTGCCCTGCCCGGCAGCCGAACAGGCGATGCACGTGCTTGGCCGTACACCGTCGATGCCCTTCGGTATCCACCTCACCTTGACCCGAGACGGACTTGGTCACCGATGGGCGCCAGTAGTTCCGGCCGCGACCGTGCCCTCCCTGGTCGACGGGAACGGGCTGCTCTTCACCAGCGCCGCCGCACCACAGCTGCTGGCCCAGGCGCGCCTCGAGGACGTCGAACGGGAACTGCGCGCCCAGATCGACACGGTGGCCCGCCGCGGGCTGACGCCCACCCATCTGGACTGGCACGTTCTCGCCGACGGCGGCCGTCCGGACTTCCTGGACCTGACCATGGACCTGGCACGCGAACACGGTCTGGCGGCGCGGGTGTGGCTGGAACCCGGCCGGCGCACAGCCCGCGGTCGTGGGCTGCCCGTCGTCGACCACGACTTCCCGACAGCTTCGCATTGCCCGTGGCAGGCAAGGCGGAGCGCTACGTCGAGGCGCTCCGTTCCCTACCGGCGGGGTTGA
- a CDS encoding DMT family transporter produces the protein MSGESSATVDERRLLLHGQAWGSVGVLAFSLSLPTTQVAVRELGPTFATAGRAVAAAVLAAGYLTWRRARLPDRSLLPSLLLVAAGVVVGFPLFTALALQHTDSAHGAVIVGLLPAATAVAGVLRTGERPSPAFWAACAAGAVAVAVFALVQGRGLPTTDDALTVAAVVCAAVGYAEGARLAPVLGADQVICWALLLSTPVLLPVLLMDVAIQPPAAGASGWACFAYTAAVSMFLGFFAWYRGLALGGVAKVSQVQLAQPLLTVAESVLLFGQELDPTVLPAALAVLACVAAAQRTRVQRQRAARYPEAPFPG, from the coding sequence ATGTCAGGTGAGAGTAGCGCTACCGTCGATGAGCGCCGGCTGCTACTACACGGCCAAGCCTGGGGCTCCGTGGGCGTGCTGGCCTTCAGCCTGAGCCTGCCCACCACGCAGGTCGCGGTCCGCGAGCTCGGCCCGACGTTCGCCACGGCCGGACGGGCCGTGGCCGCCGCCGTCCTGGCTGCCGGCTACCTCACCTGGCGCCGCGCCCGGCTCCCCGACCGGTCGCTGCTGCCCAGCCTGCTGCTCGTCGCCGCCGGCGTGGTCGTGGGCTTCCCGCTGTTCACCGCGCTCGCCTTGCAGCACACCGACAGCGCGCACGGCGCAGTCATCGTCGGCCTGCTCCCGGCCGCCACCGCTGTGGCCGGGGTGTTGCGCACCGGGGAGCGACCGTCGCCGGCGTTCTGGGCCGCCTGCGCTGCCGGTGCGGTCGCGGTCGCCGTCTTCGCACTGGTGCAAGGACGCGGCCTGCCGACCACCGACGACGCGCTCACCGTCGCAGCCGTCGTGTGCGCCGCCGTCGGCTACGCCGAAGGTGCCCGGCTCGCCCCGGTGCTCGGCGCCGACCAGGTGATCTGCTGGGCGCTGCTGCTCAGCACCCCCGTCCTGCTGCCCGTGCTGCTCATGGACGTCGCCATCCAGCCGCCCGCGGCCGGCGCTTCGGGCTGGGCCTGCTTCGCCTACACCGCCGCGGTCAGCATGTTCCTCGGCTTCTTCGCCTGGTACCGCGGGCTCGCCCTCGGCGGAGTCGCCAAGGTCAGCCAGGTCCAGCTCGCCCAGCCGCTGCTCACCGTCGCCGAATCCGTGCTCCTGTTCGGCCAGGAACTCGACCCCACGGTCCTCCCCGCCGCCCTC
- a CDS encoding N-acetyltransferase, producing the protein MAPADAAVRPLHQSEVAAATAVLSASHADYPAFRHLWPDPAVRRRALLPFLRASLADAAALGGSSIAGDGDGALAVAVWLPPGAFPWSAARKARAAPALLRTAMAAPRSFPAFARLSAAAEHSHPGDPHWYLQALGVHPRAQRQGWGQRVLRPGLEQADATGLPCYVETSDPANQEFYRRLGFDVITPRLEHLPGGPPYTGLRR; encoded by the coding sequence GTGGCACCGGCTGACGCGGCGGTCCGCCCGCTGCACCAGAGCGAGGTCGCCGCGGCGACGGCCGTGCTGTCGGCCAGCCACGCCGACTACCCCGCCTTCCGACACCTGTGGCCCGACCCCGCGGTCCGACGTCGTGCCCTGCTGCCGTTCCTTCGCGCCAGCCTCGCCGACGCGGCAGCCCTGGGCGGCAGCAGCATCGCCGGCGACGGGGACGGAGCACTGGCCGTCGCCGTGTGGTTGCCGCCAGGGGCCTTCCCGTGGTCGGCAGCGCGCAAGGCGCGGGCCGCGCCGGCGCTGCTACGCACCGCAATGGCCGCCCCGCGCTCCTTCCCGGCCTTCGCGCGGCTCAGCGCTGCCGCCGAACACAGCCATCCCGGCGATCCGCACTGGTACCTGCAGGCGCTCGGCGTGCACCCACGCGCCCAGCGCCAGGGCTGGGGGCAGCGCGTGCTGCGGCCCGGTCTGGAGCAAGCCGACGCCACAGGGCTCCCGTGCTACGTCGAAACCTCCGACCCTGCCAACCAGGAGTTCTACCGACGCCTCGGCTTCGACGTGATCACACCGCGGCTCGAGCACCTCCCCGGCGGCCCGCCATACACAGGCCTGCGCCGGTAG
- a CDS encoding helix-turn-helix transcriptional regulator gives MNWVLLRELIGRVLRQVRLDQSKTLREVADAAGVSVGHLSKVERGRKEPSSEVLAAICIALGPALPELLGAVLRELSTRRPRLKVRGGDFVLAA, from the coding sequence GTGAACTGGGTGCTGCTACGAGAGCTGATTGGGCGGGTCTTGCGTCAGGTGCGGCTGGACCAGAGCAAGACGCTTCGCGAGGTCGCTGACGCCGCCGGAGTGTCGGTCGGGCACCTGTCGAAGGTTGAACGCGGCCGCAAGGAGCCCTCCTCTGAGGTCCTCGCGGCCATCTGCATTGCGCTTGGCCCAGCTCTCCCTGAACTCCTCGGTGCGGTGCTGCGGGAGCTGTCCACCCGTCGGCCGAGGCTCAAGGTGCGCGGCGGGGACTTCGTCCTGGCTGCCTGA
- a CDS encoding MarR family transcriptional regulator encodes MASSLTFDLHVLTARLDRAADRILRAELGLPYRRFLALLLVGEGAPTQRVLAERLGVTEPSTSRMVAVLADEGFLDVAPDPAGGNRRRLALTPAGKERVEACRKVLEGRFADLVARSGVPYAEYATYTRRLVAALESGESEVRR; translated from the coding sequence GTGGCGAGCTCGCTGACCTTCGATCTGCACGTACTCACCGCACGCCTGGACAGGGCCGCGGACCGCATCCTGCGCGCCGAGCTCGGCCTGCCCTACCGCCGCTTCCTGGCGCTACTGCTCGTCGGCGAGGGAGCCCCCACCCAACGGGTCCTCGCCGAGCGGCTGGGCGTCACCGAGCCCTCGACCAGCCGGATGGTCGCCGTCCTCGCCGACGAAGGGTTCCTGGACGTTGCTCCCGACCCCGCCGGCGGCAACCGTCGCCGGCTCGCCCTCACACCGGCCGGCAAGGAGCGCGTCGAGGCCTGCCGGAAAGTGCTCGAGGGCCGCTTCGCCGACCTCGTCGCCCGCAGCGGCGTGCCCTACGCGGAGTACGCCACCTACACCCGACGGCTCGTTGCAGCCCTGGAGTCCGGTGAGAGCGAGGTGCGGCGATGA
- a CDS encoding GyrI-like domain-containing protein — protein MTTKIDLRKELDAYQATVHQFRLVDVPELQYLMIDGHGDPNTSPAFTQAAAALYPVAYKLKFASKRDLGRDYVVMPLEGLWWAEEMESFTTSRDKSRWDWTLMIMVPGWIDHDLFATAVRQAGAKNHPARLDDVRLQALREGRCVQTLHIGSYDDEAAVLARMHHDVIPARGLRMVGRHHEIYLGDARKVASDRLRTILRQPVRAVGE, from the coding sequence GTGACGACCAAGATCGACCTCAGGAAGGAGCTCGACGCCTACCAGGCGACCGTCCACCAGTTCCGGCTCGTCGACGTCCCCGAGCTGCAGTACCTCATGATCGACGGGCACGGGGACCCCAACACCTCGCCGGCGTTCACGCAGGCAGCCGCAGCGCTCTACCCGGTGGCCTACAAGCTGAAGTTCGCCAGCAAGCGCGACCTGGGACGCGACTACGTCGTCATGCCACTGGAAGGGCTGTGGTGGGCCGAGGAGATGGAGTCCTTCACCACCTCGCGCGACAAGTCCCGGTGGGACTGGACGCTGATGATCATGGTGCCGGGATGGATCGATCACGACCTCTTCGCCACCGCCGTGCGGCAGGCCGGCGCGAAGAACCACCCGGCTCGACTGGACGACGTCCGCCTGCAGGCCCTCCGCGAGGGCCGGTGCGTGCAGACGCTGCACATCGGCTCCTACGACGACGAGGCGGCCGTGCTGGCGCGGATGCACCACGACGTCATCCCGGCCCGTGGCCTGCGCATGGTCGGCCGGCACCACGAGATCTACCTCGGCGATGCCCGCAAGGTCGCATCCGACCGGCTGCGCACCATCCTGCGGCAGCCCGTCCGTGCCGTTGGCGAGTGA
- a CDS encoding VOC family protein: MTDAAETAPTATLKMTTLDAGDVGAEATFWAGLLGWEVAHQQEEYAMLTGPSGAPALGIGLVADHRPPSWPDVGGRKQFHLDLACEDIAATEEHALGLGATLADPQPGETWRVLVSPAGHPFCLTDAANW, encoded by the coding sequence GTGACTGATGCCGCTGAGACCGCACCGACCGCCACCTTGAAGATGACCACCCTCGACGCCGGGGACGTCGGCGCCGAGGCGACATTCTGGGCCGGCCTGCTCGGCTGGGAGGTCGCCCACCAGCAGGAGGAGTACGCGATGCTGACAGGACCGTCGGGCGCGCCCGCCCTGGGCATCGGGCTCGTCGCTGATCACCGGCCGCCATCGTGGCCCGACGTGGGCGGGCGCAAGCAGTTCCACCTCGACCTCGCCTGCGAGGACATCGCCGCGACCGAGGAACATGCGCTCGGTCTCGGCGCGACGCTCGCGGACCCCCAACCCGGCGAGACCTGGCGGGTGCTGGTCTCGCCGGCCGGGCACCCGTTCTGCCTCACCGACGCCGCGAACTGGTAG